A region from the Populus trichocarpa isolate Nisqually-1 chromosome 18, P.trichocarpa_v4.1, whole genome shotgun sequence genome encodes:
- the LOC7465425 gene encoding uncharacterized protein LOC7465425, with protein sequence MESSSSSSGGVPESTIEAVERTVANLKLVETHLLEFLSLANPDVLDEMPPLQRAQSLFMLAKATSTIFALRLRTTGIHPDEHPIKTELERLSLYQDKLEQFINISKEPSQRSTTLNYRAATRFIEHSLPDLTPEQRKSMRDISRGEGSKIKYVERSTHKKRKYDTSEKQSVKAAAQEFLEKAARELFGGNTDGFKGPLVKVDSASDDNPVD encoded by the exons ATGGAAAGCAGCAGCAGTAGTAGTGGAGGAGTACCAGAATCAACCATCGAAGCAGTAGAAAGAACCGTGGCAAATCTGAAACTAGTGGAGACCCATTTGCTTGAATTCTTGTCTCTTGCGAACCCTGATGTCCTTGATGAAATGCCACCTCTTCAAAGGGCTCAATCTCTCTTTATGCTTGCTAAGGCTACTTCTACTATCTTtgcat tgAGATTGAGAACTACTGGAATTCACCCTGATGAGCATCCTATTAAGACAGAGCTT GAGAGGTTGAGCTTGTATCAAGACAAACTAGAGCAGTTCATCAATATAAGTAAAG AACCATCGCAGCGTTCTACTACTTTAAATTACCGGGCTGCAACCCGTTTCATCGAGCATTCGTTGCCTGACCTTACCCCTG AACAACGGAAAAGCATGAGGGATATCAGTAGAGGAGAAGGGTCGAAGATTAAGTATGTGGAGAGGAGCACCCACAAGAAGAGAAAATATGATACATCCGAAAAACAATCAGTTAAAGCCGCTGCCCAAGAATTTCTTGAAAAAGCTGCCCGTGAGCTTTTTGGTGGCAACACAGATGGTTTCAAGGGACCTCTTGTAAAAGTTGACTCGGCATCTGATGACAATCCTGTGGACTGA
- the LOC7458424 gene encoding early nodulin-like protein 1 has product MASFQRAAVFSLVLMSLLWGSSQAKDLLVGGKTDAWKIPSSESDSLNKWAGKARFLIGDSLVWKYDGQKDSVLQVTKEAYAACNTTNPIEEYKDGNTKVKLDKSGPFYFISGAEGHCEKGQKIVVVVLSQKHKQVGYVGSPAPSPVEFVGPAVARTSSASNLRGGLLVALGVLVLGLF; this is encoded by the exons ATGGCTTCCTTTCAAAGAGCTGCAGTGTTTTCTTTGGTGTTAATGTCTCTGCTTTGGGGCTCGTCACAAGCTAAAGATTTGTTGGTTGGTGGCAAAACAGATGCATGGAAAATCCCATCTTCAGAATCTGATTCTCTTAACAAATGGGCTGGAAAAGCCCGTTTTCTCATTGGCGATTCTCTAG tgTGGAAGTACGATGGCCAGAAAGATTCAGTCTTGCAAGTGACTAAGGAGGCTTATGCTGCCTGCAACACTACAAACCCTATTGAGGAATACAAGGATGGAAACACCAAGGTGAAGCTTGACAAATCAGGGCCATTCTACTTCATCAGTGGAGCTGAGGGTCACTGTGAGAAAGGGCAGAAAATTGTTGTGGTGGTTCTGTCTCAAAAGCATAAGCAAGTAGGATACGTAGGATCTCCTGCTCCTTCTCCAGTTGAGTTTGTGGGTCCTGCTGTGGCTCGAACAAGCAGTGCTTCAAACTTGAGAGGTGGCTTATTGGTGGCTTTGGGGGTTTTGGTTCTGGGGTTGTTCTGA
- the LOC7458423 gene encoding transmembrane 9 superfamily member 8 — protein sequence MARSRSLLLTICTILAILIHGAHSFYLPGVAPQDFFNGAELTVKVNKLTSIKTQLPYSYYTLPFCTPSKIVDSAENLGEVLRGDRIENSPYTFKMGDAKMCNILCRKTLDAKTAKAFKEKIDDEYRVNMILDNLPLVVPMQRPDQESLPVYQLGYHVGLKGQYSGSKEEKYFIHNHLSFIVKYHKDTQSDSARIVGFEVKPFSVKHAYEGKWSDENPRLTTCDPHTRHTVVNSNTPQEVEDKAEIIFTYDVEFQDSDVKWASRWDAYLLMTDDQIHWFSIVNSLMIVLFLSGMVAMIMLRTLYRDISKYNELETQEEAQEETGWKLVHGDVFRPPSNSDLLCVYVGTGVQFFGMILVTMIFAILGFLSPSNRGGLMTAMLLLWVFMGIFAGYASSRLYKMFKGSEWKKIALRTAVMFPGIVSAIFFVLNALIWGQKSSGAVPFGTMFALVFLWFGISVPLVFVGSYIGSKKPAIEDPVKTNKIPRQIPEQAWYMNPAFSILIGGILPFGAVFIELFFILTSIWLNQFYYIFGFLFLVFAILIVTCAEITIVLCYFQLCSEDYLWWWRSYLTSGSSALYLFLYATFYFFTKLEITKLVSGALYFGYMLIASYAFFVLTGTIGFYACFWFTRLIYSSVKID from the exons ATGGCGAGATCTCGATCTCTGCTGTTAACGATCTGTACGATTCTCGCAATCCTAATCCATGGCGCGCACTCCTTCTACCTCCCTGGCGTCGCTCCTCAGGATTTCTTTAAC GGTGCTGAGTTGACGGTGAAAGTGAACAAATTGACCTCTATAAAGACACAACTTCCGTACTCATACTATACTCTTCCTTTCTGTACCCCATCCAAGATTGTAGACAGTGCAGAGAATCTTGGGGAAGTGCTTCGTGGTGACCGCATTGAAAATTCCCCCTACACG TTTAAAATGGGGGATGCAAAGATGTGCAATATTCTTTGCCGGAAAACACTTGATGCCAAAACCGCAAAGGCATTTAAAGAGAAGATTGATGATGAGTATCGGGTTAACAT GATCCTTGATAACCTTCCTCTTGTTGTTCCCATGCAAAGGCCGGATCAGGAATCTCTCCCTGTTTATCAGCTTGGTTATCATGTTGGGCTCAAAGGCCAATACAGTGGG AGCAAAGAAGAAAAGTATTTTATCCACAATCACCTGTCATTCATTGTCAAGTATCATAAAGATACGCAATCTGATTCTGCAAGGATTGTTGGATTTGAAGTAAAACCATTCAG TGTTAAACATGCATATGAAGGGAAGTGGAGTGATGAGAATCCTCGTTTAACAACCTGTGACCCCCACACAAGACATACTGTCGTTAATTCTAACACTCCTCAAGAAGTTGAAGACAAAGCTGAAATCATTTTCACATATGATGTTGAATTCCAG GATAGCGATGTGAAGTGGGCCTCCAGATGGGATGCCTATCTCTTAATGACTGATGACCAAATTCACTGGTTCTCAATTGTCAATTCATTGATGATTGTCCTCTTCCTCTCGGGGATGGTGGCTATGATCATGCTACGAACCCTTTACCGTGATATATCCAAGTACAATGAACTTGAGACCCAGGAAGAAGCTCAAGAAGAGACTGGATGGaagcttgttcatggagatgTTTTCAGGCCCCCATCAAATTCGGACTTGTTGTGTGTCTATGTTGGAACCGGTGTTCAGTTTTTTGGAATGATCCTTGTTACCATGATTTTTGCGATTCTTGGATTCCTTTCCCCTTCAAACAGAGGTGGTCTTATGACAGCCATGCTCTTGCTTTGGGTTTTCATGGGCATTTTTGCTGGCTATGCCTCATCCCGGTTATATAAAATGTTCAAAGGATCAGAATGGAAGAAAATTGCTCTCAGGACTGCAGTCATGTTCCCAGGGATCGTCTCTGCCATTTTCTTTGTCTTGAATGCTCTCATCTGGGGCCAGAAATCATCTGGCGCTGTGCCATTTGGAACGATGTTTGCTCTGGTATTCTTATGGTTTGGAATTTCAGTTCCGCTAGTGTTTGTTGGAAGTTATATTGGATCCAAGAAGCCAGCAATTGAGGACCCTGTGAAGACAAATAAAATACCAAGACAAATCCCAGAGCAAGCATGGTACATGAACCCAGCCTTCTCAATTCTAATAGGAGGAATTCTTCCATTTGGAGCTGTTTTCATCGAGCTGTTCTTCATTCTCACCTCGATCTGGCTGAATCAATTCTACTACATCTTTGGTTTCCTGTTCCTCGTTTTTGCAATCCTCATTGTCACTTGCGCAGAAATAACCATCGTGCTCTGCTACTTCCAGTTATGCAGTGAGGACTATCTCTGGTGGTGGAGATCTTACCTTACATCTGGTTCCTCAGCGCTGTACCTCTTCCTTTATGCCACATTCTACTTCTTCACAAAGCTTGAGATAACCAAGCTGGTTTCAGGGGCATTATACTTTGGTTACATGCTAATTGCATCGTACGCCTTCTTCGTACTAACCGGCACAATCGGATTCTATGCCTGCTTCTGGTTCACAAGGCTCATCTATTCTTCAGTGAAAATTGATTAA